GAGGAAATCGACACAAAGGGCTTAAGCGTATGCCTAAAAGAAGCACTAGAAGCGATAATGCAAGCGGTGGTAAGCGCGGCAAAAAGCGAAGTGATAAAAAAGCCAAACGATAAAAATGAGGAGCTAGGCAAATCTAGCGGAGGCGATTTGCTAGATTTGCCGCAGGAGGATTTGATAAGATTTTATTTTGATGGCAATAGCACATTTGGCGCAAGCGTGCCAAGTATAGAATCTACTACAAAAATATCCCTAGAGTGCATAGTCAAAGGCGATGCGCTAGTGCCTCTCATCTCGTGTGCATCGATATATGCCAAATGTGCCAAAGACACTCAAAGCACACAGCTAGATAAAATCTATCCGCAATATGACTTAGCCACAAACGCAGGATATGGCACAAAAGCACATATAGAATCTATCGCTAGATACGGGCTTTCGCCCATTCATCGCGCTAGCTTTTGTGGGAAATTTTTGGATTCTAGTCGTTCTTTGGATTCTACGCTCTTTGGGGAATGTGGGGAATCTAGCGATTTTGTGAAATCTAGCGTGCAAAAATCTAGCGAAGCAAAAACTAGAGAGGCAAAATCTAGCAAGCTACAATCTAATAGAACAGATTCTAGCAACGCAAAATCTAGCAAGCCAAAATCTACAAAAAGAACCACAAAAGCAACAAAAAATCAGCCTAGTTTGTTTAGTGGCTTGCTTTAGTGCAAAATCTACTTGCAAACTATTTCAAAAGACAAAAATACTTATGCTCAAACTTGCCACAGATAGAGCAATAGCAACCAATGCAAATAAACCCATAGATTCGTGGCAAATCGCAACTACATTGCAAATTTAACCGCTATAAATGCTCCCAAACCCACAGCCACAAAAACAACGACAGCTATTATCCAGCCCATTTTACTTGCCTTGCCTTTTGTTTGTTTTAGATTTTGTATTAGTAGTCTAGCTTGTTGTTCGCTATTTTGGCTTAATCTTTTAAT
This genomic stretch from Helicobacter macacae MIT 99-5501 harbors:
- a CDS encoding ribonuclease HII — translated: MLICGIDEAGRGCLAGSLFVAGVVCDEEVLSQNLSKDLQKMGIKDSKKLSKHKRYELKSRLDEILHLSHFVVEKTAEEIDTKGLSVCLKEALEAIMQAVVSAAKSEVIKKPNDKNEELGKSSGGDLLDLPQEDLIRFYFDGNSTFGASVPSIESTTKISLECIVKGDALVPLISCASIYAKCAKDTQSTQLDKIYPQYDLATNAGYGTKAHIESIARYGLSPIHRASFCGKFLDSSRSLDSTLFGECGESSDFVKSSVQKSSEAKTREAKSSKLQSNRTDSSNAKSSKPKSTKRTTKATKNQPSLFSGLL